In Emys orbicularis isolate rEmyOrb1 chromosome 12, rEmyOrb1.hap1, whole genome shotgun sequence, one genomic interval encodes:
- the APEX1 gene encoding DNA repair nuclease/redox regulator APEX1: MPKRGKKAEDVDSADELEATEPEAKKSKKGAAKGPKEKVVEGPILYQDPPNKLTSPSGQKYTLKVTSWNVDGLRAWVKKKGLEWVREEDPDVLCLQETKCAEKLLPPEMREMPEYPHKYWACAGAKEGYSGVALLCKTEPLSITYGIGEVEHDQEGRVITAEFPSHFLVTAYVPNAGRGLVRLEYRQCWDAAFQAYLRGLDARKPLVLCGDLNVAHAEIDLKNPKGNKKSAGFTPEERQGFGELLTAGFTDTFRHLYPETPHAYTFWTYMMNARAKNVGWRLDYFLVSTRLLGALCDSKIRSQAMGSDHCPITLYMAL; this comes from the exons ATGCCCAAACGGGGGAAGAAGGCAGAGGATGTGGACAGCGCGGACGAGCTCGAGGCCACAG agccCGAGGCAAAGAAGAGCAAGAAGGGGGCAGCCAAGGGCCCCAAGGAGAAGGTGGTGGAGGGCCCCATCCTGTACCAGGATCCGCCCAACAAGCTCACCTCCCCCAGTGGGCAGAAGTACACCCTGAAGGTCACATCGTGGAACGTGGACGGGCTCCGGGCCTGGGTCAAGAAGAAGGGGCTGGAG TGGGTGCGTGAGGAGGACCCCGACGTGCTGTGCCTGCAGGAGACCAAGTGTGCAGAGAAGCTGCTGCCCCCCGAGATGCGGGAGATGCCTGAGTACCCCCACAAGTACTGGGCCTGCGCCGGTGCCAAGGAGGGCTACAGCGGGGTGGCTCTGCTCTGCAAGACTGAGCCGCTCAGCATCACCTATGGCATCG GTGAGGTGGAGCACGACCAGGAGGGCCGGGTGATAACGGCTGAGTTCCCCTCGCACTTCCTGGTGACGGCCTACGTGCCCAACGCGGGCCGGGGGCTGGTGCGGCTGGAGTACCGCCAGTGCTGGGACGCCGCCTTCCAGGCCTACCTGCGGGGGCTGGATGCTCGCAAGCCCCTGGTGCTGTGCGGGGACCTCAATGTGGCCCACGCCGAGATCGACCTGAAGAACCCCAAGGGCAACAAGAAGTCGGCAGGCTTCACGCCCGAGGAGCGCCAGGGCTTCGGGGAGCTGCTGACAGCTGGCTTCACCGACACCTTCCGCCACCTCTACCCTGAAACGCCCCATGCCTACACCTTCTGGACCTACATGATGAATGCTCGCGCCAAGAATGTGGGCTGGCGCCTTGACTACTTCCTGGTCTCGACGCGCCTGCTGGGGGCGCTATGCGACAGCAAGATCCGCTCCCAGGCAATGGGCAGTGACCACTGCCCCATCACCCTCTACATGGCCCTgtga
- the OSGEP gene encoding tRNA N6-adenosine threonylcarbamoyltransferase, whose product MPAVTVLGLEGSANKVGAGLVRDGRVLSNPRRTFVPAPGQGFLPGQTARHHRGCVLAVLREALQEAGLEPADVDCVAYTKGPGMGAPLVTVAMVARTLAQLWNKPLLGVNHCVGHIEMGRLITGAQNPTVLYVSGGNTQVIAYSERRYRIFGETIDIAVGNCLDRFARVLKISNDPSPGYNIEQMAKKGQKLVELPYTVKGMDVSFSGILSHIEEVAHKMLASGECTPEDLCFSLQETLFAMLVEITERAMAHCGSQEALVVGGVGCNMRLQEMMRIMCAERGAKLFATDERFCIDNGAMIAQAGWEMFRTGQVTQLEDSWITQRYRTDEVEVTWRD is encoded by the exons ATGCCCGCGGTGACGGTGCTGGGGCTGGAAGGCAGCGCCAACAAGGTGGGAGCGGGGCTGGTGCGGGACGGGCGGGTGCTGAGCAACCCCCGCCGGACCTTCGTGCCCGCGCCGGGCCAGG GGTTCCTGCCGGGGCAGACAGCGAGGCATCACCGGGGCTGTGTGCTGGCCGTGCTGCGGGAGGCTctgcaggaggcagggctggagcccGCAGATGTGGACTGTGTGGCCTACACCAAGG GCCCCGGCATGGGCGCCCCACTGGTGACAGTGGCCATGGTGGCCCGGACGTTGGCCCAGCTCTGGAACAAGCCCCTGCTGGGCGTCAATCACTGCGTGGGCCACATTGAGATGGGCCGGCTGATCACGGGCGCCCAGAACCCCACCGTGCTGTATGTCAGCGGGGGCAACACCCAG GTCATCGCGTACTCGGAGCGCCGGTATCGCATCTTCGGGGAGACCATCGACATCGCCGTGGGCAACTGCCTGGACCGCTTCGCCCGTgtgctgaag ATATCTAATGACCCCAGCCCTGGCTATAACATCGAACAGATGGCGAAGAA gggACAGAAGCTGGTGGAGCTGCCCTACACAGTGAAGGGAATGGATGTGTCCTTCTCAGGGATCCTGTCCCACATAGAG GAGGTGGCTCACAAGATGCTGGCATCAGGAGAGTGCACCCCGGAGGATCTCTGCTTCTCTCTCCAG GAGACGCTCTTTGCGATGCTGGTGGAGATCACGGAGCGGGCCATGGCGCACTGCGGCTCACAGGAGGCCCTCGTCGTGGGCGGAGTTGGCT gtaacATGCGGCTGCAGGAGATGATGCGGATCATGTGTGCAGAGAGGGGAGCCAAGCTGTTTGCTACAGATGAGAG gttcTGCATTGACAATGGGGCCATGATTGCGCAGGCCGGCTGGGAGATGTTCCGCACGGGGCAGGTGACGCAGCTAGAGGATTCGTGGATCACGCAGAG gtaCCGGACAGATGAAGTGGAGGTGACCTGGCGTGAttaa
- the LOC135887175 gene encoding solute carrier family 12 member 3-like yields MIRCMLNIWGVILYLRLPWITAQAGIGLTWLIILMSAVVTTITGLSISAISTNGKVKAGGTYFLISRSLGPELGGSIGLLFSFANAVAVAMHVVGFAETVRDLLLEFDAVMTDPVNDIRIVGVITVTVLLGIALAGMEWEAKAQVVFFFVIMVSFINYFVGTLIPATEEKMSKGYFSYRGDIFLENIGPEWRGESGNFFGMFSIFFPSATGILAGANISGDLKDPAVAIPKGTLLAIFWTTLSYLAISATIGSCVVRDASGSLNDTLGSPNATDSCLGLGCGYGWNFTECAQAGTCEYGLANNYQTMSMVSGFSPLITAGIFAATLSSALACLVSAPKVFQCLCQDKLYPVIGFFAKGYGKNNEPLRGYMLTFVLAIAFILIAELNTIAPIISNFFLCSYALINFSCFHATITNSPGWRPSFRYFSKWSALFGAVISVVIMFLLTWWAALIVVGIILVSLAYVSYKKPDVNWGSSVQAGTYSMALSYSVSLTQVEEHVKNFRPQCLVLTGPPSFRPALVDFVSAFTKGVSLMICGNVAGPQDTPGDSDSEEHIEWLNRRKVRSFYTLITAPDLRSGARSLMQVSGLGRLKPNTIVLGYKQNWQTDSPHNLENYVATIHDAFDGRAGVCVLRMKDGLDVSQTVRAYVNPAFEDPEAALQGEKLRQESGSAGSSVKVLGADELTETHFQAQQKKRCVDVYWLFDDGGLTLLVPYLLSRRKRWSRCRVRVFISGHLGSAEQQRQEIQLLLSKFRLGFSEVLVLPHVAWQPEERSLKEFEDLVAPFRLNEGQRSPEATEALRRETPWKVSDEDLRIYRKKSEQQVRLHEILQENSRNAALIVMSLPVVRKGACPSALYMAWLETLSRDLRPPVAFIRGNQQDALTFYCQ; encoded by the exons ATG ATCCGGTGCATGCTCAACATCTGGGGCGTGATCCTATATCTTCGGCTGCCTTGGATCACGGCCCAGGCTGGGATAG ggctgACATGGCTCATCATCCTCATGTCAGCTGTAGTCACCACGATCACTGGCTTGTCCATCTCAGCCATCTCCACCAATGGCAAGGTGAaggcag GGGGCACCTACTTCTTGATCTCGCGCAGCCTGGGCCCCGAGCTGGGCGGATCCATCGGGCTGCTCTTCTCCTTCGCCAATGCTGTGGCTGTGGCTATGCATGTGGTGGGCTTCGCCGAGACTGTGCGTGACCTGCTGCTG GAGTTCGATGCGGTGATGACGGACCCCGTGAACGACATCCGGATCGTGGGCGTCATCACGGTGACAGTGTTGTTGGGCATCGCGCTGGCTGGCATGGAGTGGGAAGCCAAG GCCCAGGTTGTCTTTTTCTTCGTCATCATGGTCTCCTTCATCAACTACTTTGTGGGGACCCTGATTCCAGCCACGGAGGAGAAGATGTCCAAAGGCTACTTCAGCTACCGAG GGGACATCTTCCTGGAGAACATTGGGCCGGAGTGGCGGGGCGAATCGGGCAACTTCTTTGGCATGTTCTCCATCTTCTTCCCCTCGGCCACTGGTATCCTGGCCGGCGCCAACATCTCAGGCGACCTCAAG GACCCCGCGGTGGCTATCCCCAAGGGCACCCTGCTGGCCATCTTTTGGACCACGCTCTCCTACCTGGCCATCTCAGCTACCATAG gGTCATGCGTGGTGCGTGATGCGTCCGGGAGTCTGAACGACACGCTGGGCTCCCCCAACGCCACGGACAGCTGCCTGGGCCTCGGGTGCGGCTACGGCTGGAACTTCACCGAGTGCGCCCAGGCTGGCACCTGCGAGTACGGGCTGGCCAACAACTACCAG ACCATGAGCATGGTGTCCGGCTTCAGTCCCCTCATCACGGCTGGGATCTTCGCCGCCACCCTCTCCTCTGCCCTGGCCTGCCTGGTCTCAGCCCCCAAGGTCTTCCAG TGCCTTTGCCAAGATAAGCTGTATCCCGTCATCGGCTTCTTCGCCAAGGGCTACGGCAAGAACAACGAGCCGCTCCGGGGCTACATGCTCACTTTCGTCCTGGCCATCGCCTTCATCCTCATCG CTGAGCTCAACACCATCGCCCCCATCATCTCCAACTTCTTCCTTTGCTCCTACGCCCTCATCAACTTCAGCTGCTTCCATGCCACAATCACCAACTCCCCAG gctggCGACCCTCTTTCCGCTACTTCAGCAAGTGGAGCGCCCTCTTTGGGGCCGTGATCTCCGTGGTCATCATGTTCCTGCTGACTTGGTGGGCGGCCCTCATTGTGGTGGGCATTATCCTGGTCAGCTTGGCCTACGTCAGCTACAAGAAGCCAG ACGTCAACTGGGGCTCCTCTGTGCAGGCCGGGACCTACAGCATGGCCCTGTCCTACTCCGTCAGCCTCACCCAAGTGGAGGAGCATGTCAAGAACTTCCG CCCCCAGTGCCTGGTGCTGACGGGTCCCCCCAGCTTCCGACCAGCTCTGGTGGATTTCGTCAGTGCCTTCACCAAGGGGGTCAGCCTCATGATCTGTGGGAACGTGGCTGGG CCGCAGGACACCCCAGGGGACAGCGACTCAGAGGAGCACATCGAGTGGCTGAACAGGCGCAAGGTGCGATCCTTCTACACCCTCATCACGGCCCCGGACCTGCGCAGCGGAGCCCGCAGCCTCATGCAG GTGTCCGGGCTGGGGCGTCTCAAACCCAACACAATCGTGCTGGGCTACAAGCAGAACTGGCAGACGGACTCGCCCCACAACCTGGAGAACTACGTGGCCACCATCCa CGACGCATTCGACGGCCGGGCCGGGGTGTGCGTGCTGAGGATGAAGGACGGGCTGGATGTGTCGCAGACGGTTCGGGCCTATG TGAACCCCGCATTTGAGGACCCCGAGGCAGCACTGCAGGGGGAGAAGCTGAGACAGGAGTCGGGCAGTGCAG GCAGCAGCGTGAAGGTGCTGGGCGCGGACGAGCTCACTGAGACCCACTTCCAGGCCCAGCAGAAGAAGAGATGTGTGGACGTCTACTGGCTCTTTGACGATGGGG gcctcaccctgcTGGTCCCCTACCTGCTGAGCCGCCGCAAGCGCTGGAGCCGCTGCCGGGTCCGGGTCTTCATCAGCGGCCACCTGGGCAGCGCCGAGCAGCAGCGCCAGGA GATCCAGCTGCTGCTCAGCAAGTTCCGCCTGGGTTTCAGCGAGGTACTGGTGCTGCCTCATGTGGCCTGGCAGCCGGAGGAGAGAAG cctgaaGGAATTTGAGGACCTGGTGGCTCCGTTCCGGCTCAACGAGGGACAGCGCAGTCCTGAAGCCACAGAGGCCCTGCGGAGGGAGACACCCTGGAAGGTTTCAGATGAGGATCTGCGGATCTACAGGAAAAAG TcggagcagcaggtccggctccacGAAATCCTGCAGGAGAATTCCCGGAACGCCGCCCTGATTGTCAT GAGCCTGCCTGTGGTGCGCAAGGGGGCCTGTCCCAGCGCCCTCTACATGGCCTGGCTGGAGACCCTGTCCCGGGATCTTCGCCCACCTGTTGCCTTCATCCGGGGCAACCAGCAGGATGCCCTGACCTTCTACTGCCAGTAG